In the Juglans microcarpa x Juglans regia isolate MS1-56 chromosome 6D, Jm3101_v1.0, whole genome shotgun sequence genome, one interval contains:
- the LOC121234728 gene encoding AP-5 complex subunit zeta-1, whose protein sequence is MGNRDREWDFHLRSLSNSARDSSLANDTASDPSLLQSVKKLFELCKAENSEDLVARVYPNINKLFQRAVASLSQQSRTSIGLLLLAILQFYLDFGEVVLHDADPSLRAFFRSCLSREFSDPVVAEATLDFLNMNKKKLLTSFPTLLPQFFPLLLKLIAWNGERLEKSFLKVFPGLMSPGSFLPLFPSLVDLPILVVALEKVERSSGSLIGSSIASIQKSAAPEMLLALMDEAYTGSTIGDGGGDSESEDSNTIDVADPLFLDLLKDENDGIAERHWTSPGMATALQAAINNPQSDRLKQILKMAPRILDVYIAITLRDVSNSLICALISLLMSRHATIFPDKRFSYEVHKRLLEFMLAAFHRSPDFIALLKKPIMDRLGEAYDSPAKTELALQLCWAIGEHGGGGDSHKDAARELFESLELLLYENLSSSRLGLRQESALSSDSETSRKSSQSRLLCFVVTAIAKLATHHRELLPRARVSLGKVAGSRISDVRVWRRARDYLGLMNEPAICLSVLGPSRPSCGYAQKPGTVNWSEGGTKLIAHIPFYILGEQEGPPFHDFSFSDILPRR, encoded by the exons ATGGGTAATCGAGACAGGGAGTGGGATTTCCATCTCAGAAGCTTATCCAATAGTGCCAGAGACTCCAGCCTAGCCAACGATACCGCCTCTGACCCCTCCCTTCTCCAATCC gTGAAGAAGCTTTTTGAATTGTGTAAGGCGGAGAATTCCGAGGATTTGGTGGCTAGGGTTTATCCAAATATCAACAAACTCTTTCAGCGGGCGGTGGCGTCTCTGTCTCAGCAGTCTCGAACCTCAATTGGCCTTCTCTTGCTG GCCATTCTTCAGTTTTACCTTGACTTTGGAGAGGTAGTTCTACATGACGCTGATCCAAGTCTGAGGGCATTCTTTCGGTCATGCTTGAGCCG TGAGTTTTCAGATCCTGTTGTTGCAGAAGCTACCCTTGATTTTCTGAACATGAACAAGAAAAAACTTCTAACATCTTTTCCTACCTTACTGCCTCAG TTCTTTCCATTGTTGCTAAAGCTGATTGCATGGAATGGAGAAAG ATTAGAGAAGTCATTTTTGAAGGTTTTCCCTGGATTGATGTCTCCTGGATcatttcttccactttttccATCCTTAGTGGACTTGCCAA TTTTGGTAGTTGCATTGGAAAAGGTTGAGAGGAGCTCAGGATCACTTATCGGAAGCAGCATAGCTTCGATCCAGAAGAGTGCGGCTCCCGAG ATGCTACTTGCACTCATGGATGAAGCTTATACCGGTTCAACCATAGGTGATGGAGGGGGAGACTCTGAGTCTGAAGATAGCAACACGATAGATGTTGCTGATCCTTTGTTCCTTGACCTTTTAAAGGATGAAAATGATGGCATCGCT GAACGCCACTGGACTTCTCCTGGAATGGCAACGGCATTACAGGCAGCGATTAATAACCCCCAGTCTGATAGGCTAAAACAAATCCTTAAAATGGCACCTCGGATTCTTGATGTGTACATTGCCATAACGCTGCGTGATGTCAGTAATT CTTTAATATGTGCGTTGATTTCTCTGCTAATGTCAAGGCATGCTACAATCTTTCCAGACAAAAGGTTCTCCTAtgag GTTCACAAAAGACTCTTAGAGTTCATGCTCGCCGCATTTCACCGCTCTCCAGATTTTATTGCACTTTTGAAG AAGCCTATAATGGACAGGCTCGGAGAAGCTTATGACAGCCCTGCAAAG ACAGAGTTGGCATTACAATTGTGCTGGGCCATTGGGGAGCATGGTGGGGGTGGAGACTCGCACAAAGATGCAGCTCGTGAGCTCTTTGAGAGCTTAGAGCTACTTTTGTATGAAAATCTGTCATCTAG TCGTCTAGGCCTAAGGCAGGAGTCAGCCCTGAGCTCTGATAGTGAAACTTCCAGAAAGTCATCACAGTCGAGGCTTTTATGTTTTGTTGTAACAGCTATTGCAAAGCTTGCTACACATCACCGTGAATTACTGCCAAGGGCACGTGTATCCTTGGGCAAG GTAGCTGGATCCCGAATCTCAGATGTAAGGGTTTGGAGGCGCGCTCGTGATTATTTGGGCTTAATGAACGAACCTGCAATTTGTTTATCTGTTTTGGGTCCTTCACGACCTTCATGTGGATATGCACAGAAGCCAGGAACTGTGAACTGGAGTGAAGGTGGCACCAAGTTAATTGCGCATATTCCATTTTACATTCTCGGTGAACAAGAAG GTCCACCCtttcatgatttttcattttcagataTCCTTCCTAGAAGATGA
- the LOC121235228 gene encoding aspartic proteinase CDR1-like — protein sequence MAHVQSSRFHALFLFLTVLVSLLCFTPSESAGFSLKLIPRFSPESPLYPGNISRQSERIQKLAEISHARANYLMSKSSQNATIDPENIHLPVHEDSFVYSAELSLGTPQSSQFFLVDGGSGLIWTQCLPCINCFNQIPPLFNSIASTTYQKIQCNDPRCSKPFYKCVDEKCVYTQKYGGGAVTKGTLSTETFTFPYTNGRVLPVQDMIFGCSNDNQDFTFRGKKISGILGLNRAPESLVSQLKSTIQGRFSYCLVYGDREMEATSILRFGEDTISTRRDYKTTPLMYQTMKSNYYLNLLDISVGDHRIGFPPGTFALKSNGNGGCIIDTGAIATLIDRGPYERVMKEFDEHFKSFGVQRVRKVGGMEYCYKYNPKFRAYIPMTFHFQGADYKVEPTYMYFHDNAKGYFCVALMPFAGKTVLGAWQQQDMRVLYDLNLGVVRFAPENCARDKF from the coding sequence ATGGCTCATGTTCAGAGTTCTCGGTTCCatgctctctttctcttcctcacaGTACTAGTCTCTTTACTCTGCTTCACTCCTTCAGAATCCGCTGGATTTAGCCTAAAGCTCATCCCTAGGTTCTCCCCAGAATCTCCTTTGTACCCCGGAAACATTAGCCGCCAATCTGAAAGAATACAGAAACTGGCCGAAATCTCCCATGCAAGGGCTAACTATCTAATGTCAAAGTCCTCCCAAAATGCCACCATAGACCCTGAGAATATCCATCTCCCGGTGCATGAAGATAGCTTCGTATACTCTGCTGAGCTCTCTCTTGGAACCCCACAAAGTTCTCAATTTTTCCTTGTTGATGGTGGAAGTGGCCTCATTTGGACACAGTGCCTTCCTTGCATAAATTGCTTTAATCAAATACCTCCCTTGTTCAACTCTATTGCTTCCACCACTTACCAAAAGATCCAATGCAATGACCCTCGTTGTAGTAAGCCATTTTATAAATGTGTCGATGAAAAGTGTGTTTATACCCAAAAATATGGTGGTGGAGCTGTAACTAAGGGTACACTGTCAACAGAAACCTTCACATTTCCATACACTAATGGCCGTGTCCTGCCTGTACAAGACATGATATTTGGCTGCTCAAATGACAATCAGGATTTCACTTTTCGTGGGAAAAAGATTTCTGGGATCTTGGGATTGAACAGAGCCCCGGAGTCTTTGGTTAGCCAATTGAAAAGCACAATCCAAGGCCGTTTTTCATATTGCTTGGTCTATGGCGACCGTGAAATGGAGGCTACTAGCATCCTAAGGTTTGGGGAGGACACTATATCAACGAGAAGAGACTATAAAACAACCCCACTTATGTACCAAACAATGAAAAGCAACTATTACCTTAATCTGCTAGACATTAGTGTTGGGGACCACCGTATTGGTTTCCCACCAGGAACCTTCGCTCTGAAATCAAACGGAAATGGAGGCTGCATCATCGACACCGGAGCCATAGCCACGCTCATCGACCGAGGTCCTTATGAGAGAGTGATGAAGGAATTTGACGAGCATTTCAAGTCTTTCGGCGTGCAGAGAGTACGAAAAGTTGGGGGGATGGAATACTGCTACAAGTATAATCCAAAGTTCCGTGCATATATACCAATGACATTCCATTTCCAAGGAGCCGACTATAAGGTGGAACCAACTTACATGTATTTTCATGACAATGCAAAGGGATATTTTTGCGTGGCTTTGATGCCTTTCGCAGGTAAAACAGTGTTGGGGGCATGGCAGCAACAAGATATGCGTGTGCTTTATGATCTCAATTTAGGTGTCGTTCGGTTTGCTCCAGAGAACTGTGCACGAGACAAATTctga